A single genomic interval of Musa acuminata AAA Group cultivar baxijiao chromosome BXJ3-4, Cavendish_Baxijiao_AAA, whole genome shotgun sequence harbors:
- the LOC103981152 gene encoding splicing factor U2af large subunit B isoform X1, whose protein sequence is MADYGGRYEDNGDGYNEYGGGGGGGGASPLPRTSGFDVLGDPRSQYDSHEHERGSSKNRDRGRDRNRERDRNREREKDKERGKDRERERDKDHGRHHRDHKDRSERREHGRDRPEDHDQHRSRDRDSHRDRDRDGRHRHRSRSRSKGRSDHRSRSRSRSRSNSKRISGFDMAPPAAALLPVANSAEGNIGPLVPLCCQWASTNSCSFMNKEESVHWFDGQLPVTTPAIPGMFPNMFPMATGQFQTIPMMPVQAMTQQATRHARRVYVGGLPPTANEQSVATFFSQVMSVIGGNTAGPGDAVVNVYINHEKKFAFVEMRSVEEASNAMALDGIIFEGAPVKVRRPSDYNPSLAAALGPSQPNPNLNLSAVGLTPGSAGGLEGPDRIFVGGLPYYFTEAQVRELLESFGPLRGFDLVKDRETGNSKGYAFCVYQDLSVTDIACAALNGIKMGDKTLTVRRANQGATQPRPEQESVLLQAQQQVALQKLVYQVGSLSTKVVCLTQVVSADELKDDEEYEDIMEDMRGEGGKYGNLVNVVIPRPGPNGEAAPGVGKVFLEYADVDGSNKARQALNGRKFGGNQVVATFYPESKFAQGEYDG, encoded by the exons ATGGCGGATTACGGCGGGAGATACGAGGACAACGGCGATGGGTACAACGAgtacggcggtggcggcggcggcggcggggcttCCCCTCTGCCGAGGACCAGCGGCTTCGACGTCCTCGGTGATCCCAGATCTCAG TATGATTCTCATGAACACGAGAGAGGGTCCTCAAAGAACAGAGATAGGGGCAGGGACAGGAACAGGGAGAGGGACAGGAACAGAGAGAGGGAGAAGGATAAGGAGCGGGGCAAGGATAGAGAACGGGAAAGGGACAAGGATCATGGTCGCCATCACAGAGATCACAAAGACAGAAGTGAAAGGAGGGAACATGGACGAGATAGACCCGAGGATCATGATCAGCACCGTAGCCGAGATCGTGATAG CCATCGGGATCGGGATAGGGATGGGCGTCATCGACATCGTTCTCGTTCTCGGTCCAAGGGTAGATCTGATCATAGGTCAAGATCTCGTTCACGTTCTAGATCTAACAG CAAACGTATCAGTGGCTTTGACATGGCTCCACCCGCAGCTGCCCTGTTACCTGTTGCAAATTCTGCTG AAGGCAATATTGGGCCACTTGTCCCACTGTGCTGCCAATGGGCGTCAACCAACTCCTGTAGCTTTATGAACAAGGAGGAATCAGTGCACTGGTTTGATG GTCAGCTGCCAGTTACGACTCCAGCTATTCCTGGAATGTTTCCAAACATGTTCCCTATGGCAACTGGACAG TTTCAAACAATACCTATGATGCCAGTGCAAGCAATGACTCAGCAG GCTACTCGGCATGCTCGACGGGTGTATGTTGGTGGTCTTCCCCCTACTGCTAATGAGCAG TCTGTTGCAACTTTCTTTAGCCAGGTCATGTCTGTTATTGGAGGAAATACAGCCGGTCCAG GTGATGCGGTTGTTAATGTATATATAAACCATGAAAAAAAATTTGCATTTGTGGAAATGAGGTCTGTTGAAGAAGCAAGCAATGCAATGGCCTTGGATGGAATCATATTTGAG GGAGCACCAGTGAAAGTCAGAAGGCCAAGTGATTACAATCCTTCTCTTGCTGCTGCACTTGGCCCAAGCCAGCCAAACCCCAATCTTAATCTTTCTGCAGTTGGTCTGACACCAGGTTCTGCTGGTGGACTTGAGGGTCCTGATCGCATCTTTGTTGGTGGTCTGCCATACTATTTTACTGAAGCACAAGTCAGGGAGTTGCTTGAGTCCTTTGGACCCCTTCGAGGTTTTGATCTTGTCAAGGACAGGGAAACTGGAAACTCCAAAGGTTATGCATTCTGTGTCTACCAAGATCTCTCTGTCACGGACATTGCATGTGCAGCTCTCAATGGAATCAAGATGGGTGATAAAACCCTTACTGTCAGACGTGCAAACCAGGGTGCAACCCAGCCGAGACCTGAGCAAGAAAGTGTGCTTTTGCAGGCACAGCAACAGGTAGCATTGCAG AAGCTTGTATACCAGGTGGGATCCCTTTCTACCAAGGTGGTATGTTTAACCCAGGTTGTCAGTGCAGATGAGCTGAAAGATGATGAGGAGTATGAAGACATAATGGAAGATATGAGGGGAGAAGGTGGAAAATATG GTAATCTGGTGAATGTTGTAATTCCTCGACCTGGACCCAACGGAGAGGCAGCCCCTGGAGTTGGAAAG GTATTTTTGGAGTATGCTGATGTTGATGGCTCTAATAAGGCTAGGCAGGCATTAAATGGTAGAAAATTTGGAGGAAATCAAGTTGTCGCAACTTTTTACCCTGAGAGCAAGTTTGCTCAAGGAGAATACGATGGGTAG
- the LOC103981152 gene encoding splicing factor U2af large subunit B isoform X3 translates to MADYGGRYEDNGDGYNEYGGGGGGGGASPLPRTSGFDVLGDPRSQYDSHEHERGSSKNRDRGRDRNRERDRNREREKDKERGKDRERERDKDHGRHHRDHKDRSERREHGRDRPEDHDQHRSRDRDSHRDRDRDGRHRHRSRSRSKGRSDHRSRSRSRSRSNSKRISGFDMAPPAAALLPVANSAGQLPVTTPAIPGMFPNMFPMATGQFQTIPMMPVQAMTQQATRHARRVYVGGLPPTANEQSVATFFSQVMSVIGGNTAGPGDAVVNVYINHEKKFAFVEMRSVEEASNAMALDGIIFEGAPVKVRRPSDYNPSLAAALGPSQPNPNLNLSAVGLTPGSAGGLEGPDRIFVGGLPYYFTEAQVRELLESFGPLRGFDLVKDRETGNSKGYAFCVYQDLSVTDIACAALNGIKMGDKTLTVRRANQGATQPRPEQESVLLQAQQQVALQKLVYQVGSLSTKVVCLTQVVSADELKDDEEYEDIMEDMRGEGGKYGNLVNVVIPRPGPNGEAAPGVGKVFLEYADVDGSNKARQALNGRKFGGNQVVATFYPESKFAQGEYDG, encoded by the exons ATGGCGGATTACGGCGGGAGATACGAGGACAACGGCGATGGGTACAACGAgtacggcggtggcggcggcggcggcggggcttCCCCTCTGCCGAGGACCAGCGGCTTCGACGTCCTCGGTGATCCCAGATCTCAG TATGATTCTCATGAACACGAGAGAGGGTCCTCAAAGAACAGAGATAGGGGCAGGGACAGGAACAGGGAGAGGGACAGGAACAGAGAGAGGGAGAAGGATAAGGAGCGGGGCAAGGATAGAGAACGGGAAAGGGACAAGGATCATGGTCGCCATCACAGAGATCACAAAGACAGAAGTGAAAGGAGGGAACATGGACGAGATAGACCCGAGGATCATGATCAGCACCGTAGCCGAGATCGTGATAG CCATCGGGATCGGGATAGGGATGGGCGTCATCGACATCGTTCTCGTTCTCGGTCCAAGGGTAGATCTGATCATAGGTCAAGATCTCGTTCACGTTCTAGATCTAACAG CAAACGTATCAGTGGCTTTGACATGGCTCCACCCGCAGCTGCCCTGTTACCTGTTGCAAATTCTGCTG GTCAGCTGCCAGTTACGACTCCAGCTATTCCTGGAATGTTTCCAAACATGTTCCCTATGGCAACTGGACAG TTTCAAACAATACCTATGATGCCAGTGCAAGCAATGACTCAGCAG GCTACTCGGCATGCTCGACGGGTGTATGTTGGTGGTCTTCCCCCTACTGCTAATGAGCAG TCTGTTGCAACTTTCTTTAGCCAGGTCATGTCTGTTATTGGAGGAAATACAGCCGGTCCAG GTGATGCGGTTGTTAATGTATATATAAACCATGAAAAAAAATTTGCATTTGTGGAAATGAGGTCTGTTGAAGAAGCAAGCAATGCAATGGCCTTGGATGGAATCATATTTGAG GGAGCACCAGTGAAAGTCAGAAGGCCAAGTGATTACAATCCTTCTCTTGCTGCTGCACTTGGCCCAAGCCAGCCAAACCCCAATCTTAATCTTTCTGCAGTTGGTCTGACACCAGGTTCTGCTGGTGGACTTGAGGGTCCTGATCGCATCTTTGTTGGTGGTCTGCCATACTATTTTACTGAAGCACAAGTCAGGGAGTTGCTTGAGTCCTTTGGACCCCTTCGAGGTTTTGATCTTGTCAAGGACAGGGAAACTGGAAACTCCAAAGGTTATGCATTCTGTGTCTACCAAGATCTCTCTGTCACGGACATTGCATGTGCAGCTCTCAATGGAATCAAGATGGGTGATAAAACCCTTACTGTCAGACGTGCAAACCAGGGTGCAACCCAGCCGAGACCTGAGCAAGAAAGTGTGCTTTTGCAGGCACAGCAACAGGTAGCATTGCAG AAGCTTGTATACCAGGTGGGATCCCTTTCTACCAAGGTGGTATGTTTAACCCAGGTTGTCAGTGCAGATGAGCTGAAAGATGATGAGGAGTATGAAGACATAATGGAAGATATGAGGGGAGAAGGTGGAAAATATG GTAATCTGGTGAATGTTGTAATTCCTCGACCTGGACCCAACGGAGAGGCAGCCCCTGGAGTTGGAAAG GTATTTTTGGAGTATGCTGATGTTGATGGCTCTAATAAGGCTAGGCAGGCATTAAATGGTAGAAAATTTGGAGGAAATCAAGTTGTCGCAACTTTTTACCCTGAGAGCAAGTTTGCTCAAGGAGAATACGATGGGTAG
- the LOC103981152 gene encoding splicing factor U2af large subunit B isoform X2, translating to MADYGGRYEDNGDGYNEYGGGGGGGGASPLPRTSGFDVLGDPRSQYDSHEHERGSSKNRDRGRDRNRERDRNREREKDKERGKDRERERDKDHGRHHRDHKDRSERREHGRDRPEDHDQHRSRDRDSHRDRDRDGRHRHRSRSRSKGRSDHRSRSRSRSRSNSKRISGFDMAPPAAALLPVANSAGNIGPLVPLCCQWASTNSCSFMNKEESVHWFDGQLPVTTPAIPGMFPNMFPMATGQFQTIPMMPVQAMTQQATRHARRVYVGGLPPTANEQSVATFFSQVMSVIGGNTAGPGDAVVNVYINHEKKFAFVEMRSVEEASNAMALDGIIFEGAPVKVRRPSDYNPSLAAALGPSQPNPNLNLSAVGLTPGSAGGLEGPDRIFVGGLPYYFTEAQVRELLESFGPLRGFDLVKDRETGNSKGYAFCVYQDLSVTDIACAALNGIKMGDKTLTVRRANQGATQPRPEQESVLLQAQQQVALQKLVYQVGSLSTKVVCLTQVVSADELKDDEEYEDIMEDMRGEGGKYGNLVNVVIPRPGPNGEAAPGVGKVFLEYADVDGSNKARQALNGRKFGGNQVVATFYPESKFAQGEYDG from the exons ATGGCGGATTACGGCGGGAGATACGAGGACAACGGCGATGGGTACAACGAgtacggcggtggcggcggcggcggcggggcttCCCCTCTGCCGAGGACCAGCGGCTTCGACGTCCTCGGTGATCCCAGATCTCAG TATGATTCTCATGAACACGAGAGAGGGTCCTCAAAGAACAGAGATAGGGGCAGGGACAGGAACAGGGAGAGGGACAGGAACAGAGAGAGGGAGAAGGATAAGGAGCGGGGCAAGGATAGAGAACGGGAAAGGGACAAGGATCATGGTCGCCATCACAGAGATCACAAAGACAGAAGTGAAAGGAGGGAACATGGACGAGATAGACCCGAGGATCATGATCAGCACCGTAGCCGAGATCGTGATAG CCATCGGGATCGGGATAGGGATGGGCGTCATCGACATCGTTCTCGTTCTCGGTCCAAGGGTAGATCTGATCATAGGTCAAGATCTCGTTCACGTTCTAGATCTAACAG CAAACGTATCAGTGGCTTTGACATGGCTCCACCCGCAGCTGCCCTGTTACCTGTTGCAAATTCTGCTG GCAATATTGGGCCACTTGTCCCACTGTGCTGCCAATGGGCGTCAACCAACTCCTGTAGCTTTATGAACAAGGAGGAATCAGTGCACTGGTTTGATG GTCAGCTGCCAGTTACGACTCCAGCTATTCCTGGAATGTTTCCAAACATGTTCCCTATGGCAACTGGACAG TTTCAAACAATACCTATGATGCCAGTGCAAGCAATGACTCAGCAG GCTACTCGGCATGCTCGACGGGTGTATGTTGGTGGTCTTCCCCCTACTGCTAATGAGCAG TCTGTTGCAACTTTCTTTAGCCAGGTCATGTCTGTTATTGGAGGAAATACAGCCGGTCCAG GTGATGCGGTTGTTAATGTATATATAAACCATGAAAAAAAATTTGCATTTGTGGAAATGAGGTCTGTTGAAGAAGCAAGCAATGCAATGGCCTTGGATGGAATCATATTTGAG GGAGCACCAGTGAAAGTCAGAAGGCCAAGTGATTACAATCCTTCTCTTGCTGCTGCACTTGGCCCAAGCCAGCCAAACCCCAATCTTAATCTTTCTGCAGTTGGTCTGACACCAGGTTCTGCTGGTGGACTTGAGGGTCCTGATCGCATCTTTGTTGGTGGTCTGCCATACTATTTTACTGAAGCACAAGTCAGGGAGTTGCTTGAGTCCTTTGGACCCCTTCGAGGTTTTGATCTTGTCAAGGACAGGGAAACTGGAAACTCCAAAGGTTATGCATTCTGTGTCTACCAAGATCTCTCTGTCACGGACATTGCATGTGCAGCTCTCAATGGAATCAAGATGGGTGATAAAACCCTTACTGTCAGACGTGCAAACCAGGGTGCAACCCAGCCGAGACCTGAGCAAGAAAGTGTGCTTTTGCAGGCACAGCAACAGGTAGCATTGCAG AAGCTTGTATACCAGGTGGGATCCCTTTCTACCAAGGTGGTATGTTTAACCCAGGTTGTCAGTGCAGATGAGCTGAAAGATGATGAGGAGTATGAAGACATAATGGAAGATATGAGGGGAGAAGGTGGAAAATATG GTAATCTGGTGAATGTTGTAATTCCTCGACCTGGACCCAACGGAGAGGCAGCCCCTGGAGTTGGAAAG GTATTTTTGGAGTATGCTGATGTTGATGGCTCTAATAAGGCTAGGCAGGCATTAAATGGTAGAAAATTTGGAGGAAATCAAGTTGTCGCAACTTTTTACCCTGAGAGCAAGTTTGCTCAAGGAGAATACGATGGGTAG
- the LOC135634618 gene encoding pseudouridine kinase-like, which produces MESAARRRLESIGRHLLPPRILSRDLHLNPVSLTESNDVGSSPVIIGGMILDIHAKPFTDPVPGTTKPGEVQYVSGGVARNIAECMSKLGTRPFMISAVGFDMAGEMLLRYWKSAGLSTEGILQSKSIRTPVVSIVFDSSGELAAAVASVEAVEKFLTPEFIKQFQSYICSAPMLILDANLHPKSIEFACQIAAAAGIPVWFEPVSVKKSTRIATVVNYITCASPNEKELIAMANALSSRKQFKFHCESTKGQRQSVESLFQMLKPAICFLLDKGIKLLIVTLGPEGVFLCIREWPRFKSHDLKSNKLDGLGRMSHEFVDESCSLKQNCTTISGQLGFKSYAFHFPALHASVVSLTGAGDCLVAGILASISSGFDMMRSVAVGIAVAKAAVESETNVPAEFLLHNIAGEAKIILSGVKQLPL; this is translated from the exons ATGGAGAGTGCTGCGCGCAGGCGGTTGGAATCGATCGGTCGCCATCTCCTCCCTCCCCGAATCCTCTCCCGGGACCTTCATCTG AATCCGGTTAGTTTGACGGAATCAAACGACGTTGGCTCTTCGCCTGTTATAATCGGTGGGATGATTTTGGACATCCACGCCAAGCCTTTCACTGATCCGGTTCCCGGAACCACTAAGCCCGGGGAG GTTCAGTATGTAAGTGGAGGAGTGGCAAGAAATATTGCTGAATGTATGTCAAAACTTGGAACTAGACCTTTCATGATCAGTGCTGTTGGAtttgacatggcag gagAGATGCTACTGAGGTATTGGAAATCTGCTGGACTTTCTACAGAAG GAATCCTGCAGTCAAAGAGTATCAGAACTCCTGTTGTTTCAATTGTATTCGATTCCAGTGGAGAGTTAGCAGCTGCTGTTGCAAGTGTTGAGGCTGTT GAAAAGTTTCTGACTCCAGAATTCATCAAGCAATTTCAGAGCTATATATGCTCTGCACCAATGTTAATTCTTGATGCAAATTTGCACCCAAAATCGATTGAATTTGCTTGTCAAA TTGCAGCAGCAGCTGGTATCCCAGTATGGTTTGAGCCTGTCTCAGTGAAAAAGTCTACAAGAATTGCAACTGTTGTGAATTAT ATAACTTGTGCTTCTCCGAATGAAAAAGAGCTTATTGCAATGGCAAATGCTCTATCATCCAGGAAACAGTTCAAATTTCACTGCGAATCAACTAAAGGACAACGACAGTCTGTTGAATCTCTGTTTCAAATGCTGAAACCAGCAATATGTTTTTTGCTCGACAAAGGTATTAAACTGCTTATTGTGACTCTTGGCCCAGAGGGTGTTTTCTTATGTATTAGAGAATGGCCAAGGTTTAAAAGTCATGATTTGAAGAGCAACAAATTGGACGGTCTTGGGAGGATGTCACATGAATTTGTGGATGAAAGCTGCTCCCTGAAGCAAAATTGCACCACAATATCTGGACAGCTTGGTTTCAAGTCTTATGCGTTTCATTTTCCTGCACTTCATGCATCAGTGGTGAGCTTAACAGGAGCAGGTGACTGCTTGGTTGCTGGAATCCTTGCATCCATTTCCTCTGGTTTCGACATGATGCGAAGTGTTGCAGTGGGCATTGCTGTTGCAAAAGCAGCAGTTGAGAGTGAAACGAACGTTCCAGCTGAATTCCTTTTACACAATATTGCAG GTGAAGCGAAGATCATTCTCTCGGGGGTTAAACAACTTCCCTTATGA
- the LOC135634585 gene encoding small ribosomal subunit protein uS10c-like produces the protein MAASSSLSATLALPPLSNRASLSPKPRCLSFSPQSSNPLISLRSHVPSSPRAPAAAAEAVGAEQTPDAAGASIVFEVEDKSAVALDVDADADKMAPKQKIRIKLRSYWVSLMEDSCKQILEAARTTNAKTMGPVPLPTKRRVYCVLKSPHVHKDSRFHFEIRTHQRLIDILYPSAQTIDSLMQLDLPAGVDVEVKL, from the exons ATGGCCGCGTCTTCCTCGCTATCCGCGACGCTCGCCCTCCCTCCTCTCTCCAATCGCGCTTCCCTCTCTCCGAAGCCCAGATGCCTCTCCTTCTCGCCCCAAAGCTCGAATCCTCTCATCTCCCTCCGCTCCCACGTCCCCTCTTCGCCGCGCGCCCCCGCTGCCGCCGCGGAGGCTGTCGGGGCCGAGCAAACCCCAGATGCAGCGGGGGCTTCGATCGTCTTCGAG GTTGAGGATAAATCTGCCGTGGCTCTCGATGTCGATGCGGATGCCGATAAG ATGGCGCCGAAGCAGAAAATAAGAATCAAGCTGAGGTCCTACTGGGTGTCGTTGATGGAGGACTCATGCAAGCAGATCCTGGAAGCTGCTAGAACAACCAACGCCAAGACCATGGGTCCAGTTCCCCTTCCCACAAAGAGGAGAGTTTATTGTGTCCTCAAGTCACCCCATGTTCACAAGGATTCCCGTTTCCATTTCGAGATTCGGACTCACCAGCGGCTAATCGATATCTTGTATCCGTCCGCCCAAACGATCGACTCGTTAATGCAGCTTGACCTTCCAGCCGGTGTGGATGTGGAGGTCAAGCTATGA
- the LOC135634617 gene encoding uncharacterized protein LOC135634617 isoform X1 — MGWAQMIGNDAGIDWDQAVHVYMNVIACESEDLQIKATIQLARLSKDAPEAILASTIPVLVDLLSSTSRMQEAAVYALSCIAHKHDGRLCPMICQLEAISLLLRLLPTSKEGLRRTLLKCLRTLVSFDGPSRLILAANGGLDITLDLLSRCTDDTRWYLLEILTALALLREVRRVLTGFDVLRFLVEALSNGKMISRARAAQTIGVLAISRRVRQKLVDLGVIPALIGFLKEADSSYRLVAGNALGIISSHVDYLRPVAQAGAIPLFVELLKGPEPLGKEIAEDAFCVLAVEEENGVMITEEMVRVLEGDADDAKGAALDIVWDLAGYRHSISVVRESGAIPVLVDLLRNMDGNLREKASGAIAQLSYDAANREAIVEAGAIPVLIDLLRGDPEEVREYAAECLLNFAEDPLHRERVSEAYAVPSFLAIQDRLIRIRASDEHIFRSMSTPNVERFISH, encoded by the coding sequence ATGGGTTGGGCGCAGATGATCGGAAACGATGCAGGCATCGACTGGGACCAAGCTGTTCATGTTTACATGAATGTGATTGCCTGTGAGAGTGAAGATTTGCAGATCAAAGCCACTATTCAGCTTGCCCGTTTGTCGAAGGACGCACCGGAGGCCATCTTGGCAAGCACCATTCCCGTTCTTGTAGACCTCCTATCTTCCACATCACGGATGCAAGAAGCAGCTGTGTATGCTTTAAGCTGCATCGCCCACAAGCATGATGGTCGCTTATGCCCCATGATTTGCCAATTGGAAGCAATCTCTTTACTTCTTAGGCTACTTCCAACGTCTAAAGAAGGGCTGAGGAGAACATTGCTTAAGTGCCTTCGGACTTTGGTATCTTTTGATGGTCCCAGTAGGTTGATTCTAGCAGCAAATGGTGGTCTGGATATCACACTAGATTTGTTGTCTAGATGCACTGATGATACAAGGTGGTACTTATTGGAGATTCTCACTGCCTTGGCTTTGTTGAGAGAAGTGAGACGAGTATTAACGGGCTTTGATGTCCTCAGGTTTCTTGTTGAAGCTTTATCAAATGGTAAAATGATATCGAGAGCACGAGCTGCCCAAACCATTGGGGTGCTCGCGATTTCGAGGAGAGTCCGGCAGAAACTTGTTGATTTGGGGGTCATTCCGGCGCTCATTGGTTTTCTAAAGGAGGCTGATTCCTCTTATAGGCTAGTTGCGGGAAATGCTCTTGGTATAATCTCCTCTCATGTTGACTACCTTAGGCCAGTAGCTCAAGCCGGTGCAATCCCATTGTTTGTGGAACTGCTCAAAGGACCTGAACCCCTTGGGAAAGAAATTGCCGAAGATGCTTTTTGTGTATTAGCCGTGGAAGAGGAGAATGGTGTCATGATAACAGAGGAGATGGTGAGGGTTCTTGAGGGTGATGCTGACGACGCAAAAGGTGCAGCTTTAGATATTGTATGGGATCTAGCGGGGTACAGGCATTCCATCTCTGTTGTCAGAGAATCAGGTGCAATTCCAGTTTTGGTAGACCTCCTGCGTAACATGGATGGCAATCTTAGAGAGAAAGCATCTGGTGCTATTGCACAATTAAGTTATGATGCAGCAAACAGGGAAGCTATTGTGGAAGCTGGTGCCATTCCTGTTCTTATTGACCTTTTGAGAGGTGATCCGGAGGAGGTCAGGGAATATGCAGCGGAATGTCTACTTAATTTTGCAGAAGATCCTTTGCATCGGGAGCGAGTCTCTGAAGCCTACGCAGTTCCATCTTTTCTGGCCATACAAGATAGGTTAATTCGTATCCGTGCCTCTGATGAACATATTTTCAGGTCCATGAGTACGCCGAACGTTGAGCGATTCATTTCACACTAA
- the LOC135634617 gene encoding uncharacterized protein LOC135634617 isoform X2, with translation MIGNDAGIDWDQAVHVYMNVIACESEDLQIKATIQLARLSKDAPEAILASTIPVLVDLLSSTSRMQEAAVYALSCIAHKHDGRLCPMICQLEAISLLLRLLPTSKEGLRRTLLKCLRTLVSFDGPSRLILAANGGLDITLDLLSRCTDDTRWYLLEILTALALLREVRRVLTGFDVLRFLVEALSNGKMISRARAAQTIGVLAISRRVRQKLVDLGVIPALIGFLKEADSSYRLVAGNALGIISSHVDYLRPVAQAGAIPLFVELLKGPEPLGKEIAEDAFCVLAVEEENGVMITEEMVRVLEGDADDAKGAALDIVWDLAGYRHSISVVRESGAIPVLVDLLRNMDGNLREKASGAIAQLSYDAANREAIVEAGAIPVLIDLLRGDPEEVREYAAECLLNFAEDPLHRERVSEAYAVPSFLAIQDRLIRIRASDEHIFRSMSTPNVERFISH, from the coding sequence ATGATCGGAAACGATGCAGGCATCGACTGGGACCAAGCTGTTCATGTTTACATGAATGTGATTGCCTGTGAGAGTGAAGATTTGCAGATCAAAGCCACTATTCAGCTTGCCCGTTTGTCGAAGGACGCACCGGAGGCCATCTTGGCAAGCACCATTCCCGTTCTTGTAGACCTCCTATCTTCCACATCACGGATGCAAGAAGCAGCTGTGTATGCTTTAAGCTGCATCGCCCACAAGCATGATGGTCGCTTATGCCCCATGATTTGCCAATTGGAAGCAATCTCTTTACTTCTTAGGCTACTTCCAACGTCTAAAGAAGGGCTGAGGAGAACATTGCTTAAGTGCCTTCGGACTTTGGTATCTTTTGATGGTCCCAGTAGGTTGATTCTAGCAGCAAATGGTGGTCTGGATATCACACTAGATTTGTTGTCTAGATGCACTGATGATACAAGGTGGTACTTATTGGAGATTCTCACTGCCTTGGCTTTGTTGAGAGAAGTGAGACGAGTATTAACGGGCTTTGATGTCCTCAGGTTTCTTGTTGAAGCTTTATCAAATGGTAAAATGATATCGAGAGCACGAGCTGCCCAAACCATTGGGGTGCTCGCGATTTCGAGGAGAGTCCGGCAGAAACTTGTTGATTTGGGGGTCATTCCGGCGCTCATTGGTTTTCTAAAGGAGGCTGATTCCTCTTATAGGCTAGTTGCGGGAAATGCTCTTGGTATAATCTCCTCTCATGTTGACTACCTTAGGCCAGTAGCTCAAGCCGGTGCAATCCCATTGTTTGTGGAACTGCTCAAAGGACCTGAACCCCTTGGGAAAGAAATTGCCGAAGATGCTTTTTGTGTATTAGCCGTGGAAGAGGAGAATGGTGTCATGATAACAGAGGAGATGGTGAGGGTTCTTGAGGGTGATGCTGACGACGCAAAAGGTGCAGCTTTAGATATTGTATGGGATCTAGCGGGGTACAGGCATTCCATCTCTGTTGTCAGAGAATCAGGTGCAATTCCAGTTTTGGTAGACCTCCTGCGTAACATGGATGGCAATCTTAGAGAGAAAGCATCTGGTGCTATTGCACAATTAAGTTATGATGCAGCAAACAGGGAAGCTATTGTGGAAGCTGGTGCCATTCCTGTTCTTATTGACCTTTTGAGAGGTGATCCGGAGGAGGTCAGGGAATATGCAGCGGAATGTCTACTTAATTTTGCAGAAGATCCTTTGCATCGGGAGCGAGTCTCTGAAGCCTACGCAGTTCCATCTTTTCTGGCCATACAAGATAGGTTAATTCGTATCCGTGCCTCTGATGAACATATTTTCAGGTCCATGAGTACGCCGAACGTTGAGCGATTCATTTCACACTAA